The nucleotide window CCGATAGACCAGCGCAGTGACGCACAGTCCACCGCCGAACGCGCACAGCGACAACAGGTACGGCTCGAGTGCCTCCGGCAACCCGCCGAGCAATGCGCCGCCGACGATGGCGAATGCCGCCCCCAGCGCCGCGCCGCTGGACACGCCGATCAGTCCCGGATCGGCCAGCGGATTGCGAAACAGCCCCTGCATGGCTACTCCGGAAAGCGCCAGCACGGCGCCTACCGCCAGCCCCAGCAAGGCACGCGGCAGCCGAAGCTGGCCGACGATCAGCGCGGCCTGCGCCAGCTGCGGATCATCCGGTACCAGGCCGAGCAGTCCCGGGATCACGCGCAGCGTGTCGCCCAGCGGCAGCGACACCGGCCCCAGTGCCAGCGACAGCCACAGCACCAGCGGCAGCAACAGGCCGAGCGACAGGAACAGTGTGCGCGCGTGAAGGACAGGCCCCATCCGGTTGGTCCGCCAGTAAATGAACGGGCAAGCATATAGAGAGCGCTGCCGCCGCCGCCAGCCCCGCTGTGCCGCCGCGCGCCGATGCGCGATAATCGCCGGCCGAGCGAGGAGCCCCGATGATCCGTCTATGCGCGTCGAACGAACTGGTCGAAGGCCAGAGCCGCGGTTTCGTCCTGCCGCAGATCCGCGTGCTGGCTGTGCGTCGTGACGGCGTGCCGTACCTGTACGAAAATCGCTGCCCGCACCGCGGAATCGCACTTGAGTGGTTGCCCGACCAGTTCCTCGACAGCAGCGGCAGTCTCCTGCAATGCGCGACCCATGGCGCGCTGTTCCTGATCGAATCGGGCGAATGCGTCGCCGGCCCCTGCGCCGGCCAGGGGCTGCGACCGCTGATCGGCAGCGAACGCGAGGGGGTGATCTGGTTGCACGACGAGACAATACAACGCGAGTCCTGAACGCCCGGCTTGGTTATCATGCGCCAACGTTTTCTGTGAGATCGCCATGCGCCGTCTGCTGACCCTGCTGCTTTTCCTCGTCGTGCTGCCCGCCAGCGCCGGTTTGTTCGACAGTAAGCCAAGCCCCACACTTGGCGCCCCGCTCGGCGCCCCGCTCAACAACAGCGCGGACTTCCTGCCGGTGCGCGAGGCCTTTCGCCTAAGCCTGGTAGACAGCTCCCCAACACAGGTGAAGCTGCGTTTCGTCGCCGCCGAGGGTTACTACCTTTATCGCCACCGCTTCGCATTCAAGACCCAGGAACCGGGCGTCACCATCGGCGAGGCGCAACTGCCGGCCGGTGAGCAGAAGACCGACGACTACTTCGGCGAGGTGGAGGTCTACTACGGCGTACTGGATATCGAGGTGCCGGTCGACAATCCAGAGCAGCGCCCCTTCACGCTGCAGGTAAGCTACCAGGGCTGCGCGGACAAGGGACTGTGCTATCCGCCGGAAACCGAGAATCTGACCATCGGCGGTATCGGCGCCGCATCTACCGCCGCGCCGAATGCGCCAGAGGCAAAGGGCGAGCTTTCCTGGCGGGCGATCGGGCTGTTCTTCCTCGCCGGTCTGGGGTTGACGTTCACCCCCTGTGTGCTGCCGATGCTGCCCATCCTCAGCGGCGTGGTGCTGCGCGGCCAAACGGGCGGCATGCGCAGCTTCCTGCTGTCGCTGGCCTATGTTCTGCCGATGGCGGGCGGCTTCGCTCTGCTCGGGGCTTTGATGGGCGTATTCGGCGCCGAACTGAATCTGCAGGCGCGCCTGCAGTCGCCGTGGATTCTGGTGCCCTTCGCGCTGTTCTTCGTCGCCTTCGCGCTGGCCATGTTCGGCCTGTTCGAACTGCGCCTGCCGCAGGCGCTGTCGGCGCGTCTCGATCGCGTCGCCGGCAATGCCCGCGGCGGCTCGTTCACCGGCGCGGCGCTGCTCGGGGCGATTTCCAGCCTGCTGGTATCGCCCTGTGTTTCCGCGCCGCTGGCCGGTGCCCTGCTGTACATCAGCGCCAGCGGCGATGCCTTGGGCGGCGGCCTGAAGCTGTTCGCCCTGGGCCTGGGCATGGGTGCACCGCTGGTGCTGTTCGCCACCGGCGGCGGCGCGCTGCTGCCCCGAAGTGGTCCGTGGATGGTCAGTGTGCGCAATACCTTCGGCGTCCTGCTGCTGGCAGTCGCGGTATGGATGCTCGAACGCGTGTTGCCCGGTCCGCTGGCGCTGGCATTGTGGGGTCTGCTCGCCGCCGGTTCGGCGCTGTTCCTCGGCACCCTGGAGTTCACCCAGAAAACCGCGCGGCAGAAGCTTGCGCAGCTGCTGGGACTGGTCCTGCTGGTCTACGCGCTGGCGGCCTGGGTCGGTGCGCTGCAGGGCAACTCCGATCCGCTGCGGCCGTTACCCCAGTCCAGCGCAGTGCGGGCCGACAGCGCGACCGGCGATGGCTGGCTGACCCTTGCCACCACGGCCGAACTCGATGCACAACTGGCCGCCGCACGCGCCGCTGGCCAGCCGCTGATGCTGGACTGGTACGCCGACTGGTGCGTCAGCTGCAAGGTTTTCGAACGCGAGGTCTTTGCCCATCCACAGGTGGCGCCGCGGCTGGCTGGTTATCGGCTGATCCGTTTCGACATCACCGACAGCAACGCCGAGCAGCGCGCCCTGCTCGACCGCTACCAGCTGTTCGGTCCACCGGCGATCCTGTTCTTTGATCGCGCCGGCAACGAACTGAAGGACGTCCGCGTCGTCGGCGAACTGGACGCCCGGGAATTCGGCGAGCGGCTGGATCGCGCCGAGAGCTCGCTCTAGGGACTGTTGCAGCAATCTCCAGTCATAATGCGGGCATTTCCGGCGATCGCTGCATGACTGGACAGTCAGCCCTTGCTTCGGGCATAGTTTTTCCCCTTTCCGGTGGGCGCATCGCGCGCCGCCGTTTGCCCAGAACAACAAGGACCGCCAATGGCCACGCTGCTCGTGCTCCACGGCCCCAATCTCAACCTGCTCGGCACCCGTGAACCCGGTGTGTATGGCGCCGTGACGCTGGCGCAGATCAATCAGGATCTGGAACAGCGCGCGCGCGACGGCGGCCATCACCTCCTGCATCTGCAATCGAACGCCGAATACGAGTTGATCGAGCGCATTCACGCCGCTCGCGACGAAGACGTCGACTTCATCCTGATCAATCCGGCTGCCTTCACCCACACCAGCGTCGCATTACGTGACGCGCTGCTGGCCGTGAGCATCCCATTCATCGAAGTGCACTTGTCCAACGTGCACAAGCGTGAACCTTTCCGCCATCACTCCTATTTCTCCGACGTAGCGGTAGGAGTGATCTGCGGCCTTGGCGCCAGCGGCTACCGACTGGCATTGGAGGCCGCCCTGGAACAACTCGCCGCTTCCTGACAGGCCTGTGCTCATGCCGGACCTCGAAGACGCGCGCAGCAATGCCCTTTGAACTTACCTGGGAGTCAATGCTTCATGGATATTCGCAAAGTCAAGAAACTGATCGAACTGCTGGAAGAGTCCGGTATCGACGAGCTCGAGATTCACGAGGGTGAAGAGTCCGTACGTATCAGCCGCCACAGCAAGCAAGTCGCGATGCAGCAACCGGTCTACGCGCATGCCCCTGCCGCTCCGGCCCCTGCTCCAGTCGCCGCCGCGCCGGCTGCCGATGCCGCTCCGGCAGCACCGAAGCTGAACGGGAACGTGGTTCGCTCGCCGATGGTCGGCACCTTCTACCGCGCATCCTCGCCGGAGGCCAAGGCGTTCGTCGAAGTCGGCCAGACCGTCAAGAAAGGCGACATCCTCTGCATCGTCGAAGCCATGAAGATGATGAACCACATCGAGGCCGAAATCGGCGGCACCATCGAATCCATCCTGGTGGAGAATGGTCAGCCGGTCGAATACGACCAGCCGCTGTTCACCATCGTTTGAACCGCGGAGAGCCTGCGATGTTGGAAAAAGTACTGATCGCCAACCGCGGCGAAATCGCCCTGCGAGTGCTGCGTGCCTGCAAGGAACTGGGCATCAAGACCGTAGCGGTCCATTCGACTGCCGACCGCGATCTGATGCACGTGTCGCTCGCCGATGAGTCGGTGTGCATCGGCCCGGCCTCCTCCGCTCAGTCCTACCTGAGCATCCCGGCGATCATCGCCGCGGCAGAGGTCACCGGCGCGGACGGCATCCATCCCGGCTACGGCTTCCTGGCCGAGAACGCCGACTTCGCCGAGCAGGTGGAGAAATCCGGCTTCACCTTTATCGGCCCGACCGCCGACGTGATCCGTCTGATGGGTGACAAGGTGTCGGCCAAGCACGCCATGAAGAAAGCCGGTGTACCGACCGTGCCGGGCTCCGATGGCCCGCTGCCGGAAGACGAACAGCTGGCGCTGAAGATCGCCCGTGAAGTCGGTTACCCGGTGATCATCAAGGCCGCCGGCGGCGGCGGTGGTCGCGGCATGCGCGTGGTGCACAAGGAAGAGGATCTGATCGCCTCGGCCAAGCTGACCCGCAACGAAGCCGGTGCAGCCTTCGGCAACTCGATGGTCTACCTCGAAAAATTCCTGACCAACCCGCGCCACGTGGAGATCCAGGTGCTCGCCGACGGCCAGGGCAATGCCATCCACCTGGGTGACCGCGACTGCTCGCTGCAGCGCCGCCACCAGAAGGTGATCGAGGAAGCCCCTGCTCCGCTGATCGACGAAGAAGCCCGCCGCAAGGTCCAGGCCCGTTGCGTCCAGGCCTGCATCGACATCGGCTACCGCGGCGCCGGCACGTTCGAGTTTCTCTATGAAGACGGCAACTTCTACTTCATCGAGATGAACACCCGCGTGCAGGTCGAGCACCCGGTCACCGAGATGGTCACCGGCGTCGATATCGTCAAGGAGATGCTGCTGATCGGTGGCGGCCAGAAGCTGTCGATCAAACAGGAAGATGTAGTCATTCGCGGCCACGCCGTGGAATGCCGCATCAACGCCGAAGACCCGCGCACCTTCATGCCCAGCCCGGGCAAGGTGAAGCACTTCCACGCGCCGGGCGGCAACGGCGTGCGCGTCGATTCGCACCTTTACGACGGTTATGCGGTACCGCCGCACTACGATTCGCTGATCGGCAAGCTGATCACCTTCGGCGCCAACCGCGACGAGGCGATGGGCCGCATGCGCAATGCCCTGGACGAGCTGATCGTCGACGGCATCAAGACCAACGCCCCGCTGCACCGCGACCTGGTGCGCGATGCAGGCTTCTGTAAGGGCGGCGTGAACATCCACTACCTGGAAAAGAAATTGGGTATGGACAAGCACTGAGCCACGGCTCTGCGCTGACACAGGGGCTGCCTTCGGGCAGCCCCTGTCGTTTGTGGCGCCGAATGACAAGGTCGCGCGGCGGTTTTTCACCTACCCCCAAGCACCTGCGGTGGAAAGAACCTTCGCCCCACCTTCGCCCATCCCCTGCACTGGCCGCGACCCACGCCCTCCAGTAAGCTTGCGCGCCTTGCCCCGCCCGTTTCCCAAGAGGCCCCCATGTCCTGGTTGCAGATCCGCCTTGCCATAACCCCCGATCAGGCCGCAGCGCTGGAGGACCAGCTGTTGGCGCTGGGTGCCGTCTCGGTGACGTTCATGGATGGCGAGGACCAGCCGATCTTCGAGCCGGACCTGGGCACCACGCCGTTGTGGAGTCACACCCACCTGCTTGCGCTATTCGAGGCCGATACCGATGCGGACGCGGTACTCGCCCACCTGCGCCTGCTGCGCGGTGGCGAGCTGCCCGAGCACCATATCGAACGCATCGAAGATCAGGACTGGGAGCGCAGCTGGATGGACAACTTCCAGCCGATGCGTTTCGGCCGCCGCCTGTGGATCGTGCCGAGCTGGCATACCGCGCCGGAGCCGGACGCAGTCAACCTGTTGCTCGACCCCGGCTTGGCCTTCGGCACCGGCACCCACCCGACCACTGCGCTGTGCCTGGAGTGGCTGGACGGCCAGGAACTGGCCGGCTGCCGCGTACTCGACTTCGGCTGCGGTTCGGGCATTCTCGGCATCGCCGCACTGCTGCTCGGCGCCGAATCGGCGCTGGGCACCGACATCGATCCACAGGCGTTGGAAGCCTCGCGCGACAACGCCGGCCGCAACGGCCTGCCGGCCGAAGCTTTCCCGGTCTACCTGCCCGAACACCTACCAGCGCAGGCGGTCGACGTGGTGGTCGCCAACATCCTCGCCGGTCCGCTGGTGCAACTGGCAACGCAGATCACCACGCTGGTCAAGCCCGGCGGCCGACTGGCGCTGTCCGGCATTCTTGCCGAACAGGCCGAGCAGGTTCGCCGCGCCTACGAAGGCGCCTTCGATCTCGACCCGACCGCCGACCAGGACGGCTGGGTGCGCATCAGCGGAACCCGCCGCTGAACCGCATCCGCTGTCGCCACGCGACGGGCATGAACTAGACTTGCGAGCAATTTTTGCCGGAACCCCGCATGAGCAGCTTCATCACTCAATGTCCCCACTGCCGCACCAGCTTTCGTGTCAGTCACAGCCAACTCGGCGCGGCGCGTGGCGCGGTGCGTTGCGGGGCCTGCCTTGAAGTGTTCAATGCCGCGCGTCAGCTGCTGGCCGACGAGCATCCGACGCCACCACTTGTCGTCGCCGGCCCGGCGGCTCAGCCGCCTGCGCCGTCTACCGCGCAGAGCGCAGACGAGAGTCGTTGGATCCACGACGATCTGGATCTCGACAGCCTCAACCTCGACGAGGAACTGGCCAAGCTGGAAGCGCAGGAGCGCGAGCTTGCCCAGCGCTTCAGCGAGCCCGCCGGTACGCCGCCGGCAGTCGTTGCTCCGCCGCGCGCCGAGCCGGATGAGCCGGCCGTAGCGGATACACCGCGCGCCACGCCTGAGAGTGACTCACCCGCGCCCATCGAGGCGCCGGAATCGATCGCACCGACCGAAACTACGCCATCCTTCCCGCCGAGCCCCGCTTCGGCAGCGCCCTTGCCGCCCAGCCAGACGGCAACCGCCAGCGAGCGGATCACGGCGATCCACGCCGACGAGACGCCCGCACGTGTGGAGCCCGATATCGGCGGCGCGGACGAAGCCCCGGCCGCGCCAGCACCGGAAGTATCGTCTGCCAACCACACGGCCAATCAGCGCCACGAGCCGGAGCTGGCGAACACACCACTGTTCGAACTCGACGACGAGCCGCTGCAACTCGCCTGGCAGCCACCGCGCAAACGCTGGGGCCGTGGGCTGGCGTGGGGCACGCTGAATCTTCTCGCCCTGCTCGGCCTCGCCGGCCAGTACGTGGCGTACAACTTCGACGAACTGGCGCGCCAGGACCGCTATCGCCCCTGGTTCGAGCGTCTCTGTCCGACGCTGGGTTGCACCCTGCCGAGCAAGGTTGACGTCAGCCAGATTCGCAGTAGCAACCTAGTGGTGCGCAGCCATCCGGACTTTCGCGGCGCACTGGTGGTGGACGCCATCATCTACAACCGTGCGCCCTTCGCCCAACCGTTTCCGTTGCTGGAAATCCGCTTCGCCGATCTCACCGGCAAACTGATTGCAAGCCGCAGCTTCAAGCCCAGCGAATACCTGTCGGGCGAGCTCGCCGGACAGACGGAAATGCCCCCGCAGGTCCCCATCCATATCGCCTTGGATATCCTCGACCCGGGCTCGAAGGCGGTGAACTACAGTCTGAACTTCCGCTCTCCGGAATAGCGCGGCGAGCAGCGTATTCCGCGTCCCGCGCCGGCTTCTAACCATTGGCGATAAGCCGAAGACTGTTCAGAATTTGTTCAAAACCACCTTTAACCCGTCATCCGGAGCGGGTATTATGCCCACCCTTTTTTGCAGTCCCGATCGACCTAACAAGCAGGCTCCAGGCAGGGAATCTTCATGTCAGCGGTACGCATCGGCCCCTACACCTTATCGAATCGTCTGATTCTCGCGCCCATGGCCGGCGTGACCGATCAGCCGTTCCGCCAGCTCTGCCGACGCTTCGGCGCGGGCATGGTGGTCTCGGAAATGCTCACCAGCGACGTGCGCCTGTGGAACAGCCGCAAGTCGCGCCTGCGCATGCCGCATGCCGATGAGCCGGAGCCGCGCTCGGTGCAGATCGCTGGCGGTGATCCGCAGATGCTTGCCGAGGCGGCACGGCGCAACGTCGAGCTGGGCGCACAGATCATCGATATCAACATGGGCTGCCCGGCCAAGAAGGTTTGCAACAAGGCCGCCGGCTCCGCGTTGATGCGCGACGAGCGGCTGGTCGGGCAGATCCTCGACGCCGTGGTCGCCGCCGTCGACGTGCCCGTGACCCTGAAGATCCGCACCGGCTGGGACCGCCAGAACCGCAACGGTTCGACGATCGCGCGGATCGCCGAGCAGAGTGGAATCGCCGCGCTGGCCGTGCATGGCCGTACGCGCGCCGATCTCTACACCGGCGAAGCCGAATACGACACCATCGCGACGATCAAGCAGCAGGTAACCATTCCGGTTTTCGCCAATGGCGATATCGACTCGCCACACAAGGCGCGCCAAGTGCTGCAGGCGACCGGCGCCGATGCCCTGCTGATCGGCCGGGCGGCGCAGGGCCGGCCGTGGATCTTCCGCGAGATCGAGCATTTCCTCGACACCGGAGAGCTACTGGCCCAACCATCCTCCGACGCCATCGAAGCCACCGTGCTGCAGCATCTGGACGCTCTGCACGCCTTCTACGGCGATGTCATGGGTGCGCGCATCGCCCGCAAGCACGTCGGCTGGTATCTGCAAACACTGCCGGGCGCCCGGGAATTCCGCGCCCGGTTCAATCACCTGGAAGACAGGGCGGCACAGGCTGCCAGCGTTCGGGCGTTCTTCGCCGAGCAACGATCAAGGCCCGATTCGGGGGATGGACAGGGGGTGGCCGCATGACGCTGTTGAACGAAACCTTGCTAACTGGAACCGCATCCGTGAGCGACAACGTGAACCTGAAGCAGCACCTCAACACGCCGAGCGAAGCGGGGCATACCCTTCGCGGCAGCGTGGAGAAGGCGCTGCACAACTATTTTGCCCGTCTCGAGGGTGCCGACGTCACGGACGTCTACAACCTGGTGCTCTCGGAAGTCGAGGCGCCGTTGCTGGAAACCGTGATGAATTACGTCAAGGGCAACCAGACCAAGGCCTCCGAGCTGCTGGGTCTGAACCGCGGCACCCTGCGCAAGAAACTCAAGCAGTACGACTTGCTGTAACCGATTCGCTGGATGAAGGGCGCCGCGCCGGCGCCCTTTTTCTTTCAATTCTGTCCTGATGGAATCCGAGATGACCGACCAGACCACCCGCCTTCCCGTCCGCCGCGCGCTGATCAGCGTGTCCGACAAGACCGGCGTCGTCGACTTCGCCCGTGAACTCGCCGCCCTCGGTGTCGAGATCCTCTCCACCGGCGGCACGTTCAAGCTGCTGCGCGAAAACGGCGTCGATGCCGTGGAAGTCGCCGACTACACCGGCTTCCCGGAAATGATGGACGGTCGGGTGAAGACCCTGCACCCGAAGATTCACGGCGGCATCCTCGGCCGGCGCGACCTCGACGGCGCGGTGATGGCCGAGCACGGCATCGCGCCGATCGACTTGGTGGCAGTCAATCTCTACCCGTTCGCCGCCACCGTGGCCAAGCCCGGCTGCACGCTGCCGGATGCC belongs to Pseudomonas phenolilytica and includes:
- a CDS encoding protein-disulfide reductase DsbD — its product is MRRLLTLLLFLVVLPASAGLFDSKPSPTLGAPLGAPLNNSADFLPVREAFRLSLVDSSPTQVKLRFVAAEGYYLYRHRFAFKTQEPGVTIGEAQLPAGEQKTDDYFGEVEVYYGVLDIEVPVDNPEQRPFTLQVSYQGCADKGLCYPPETENLTIGGIGAASTAAPNAPEAKGELSWRAIGLFFLAGLGLTFTPCVLPMLPILSGVVLRGQTGGMRSFLLSLAYVLPMAGGFALLGALMGVFGAELNLQARLQSPWILVPFALFFVAFALAMFGLFELRLPQALSARLDRVAGNARGGSFTGAALLGAISSLLVSPCVSAPLAGALLYISASGDALGGGLKLFALGLGMGAPLVLFATGGGALLPRSGPWMVSVRNTFGVLLLAVAVWMLERVLPGPLALALWGLLAAGSALFLGTLEFTQKTARQKLAQLLGLVLLVYALAAWVGALQGNSDPLRPLPQSSAVRADSATGDGWLTLATTAELDAQLAAARAAGQPLMLDWYADWCVSCKVFEREVFAHPQVAPRLAGYRLIRFDITDSNAEQRALLDRYQLFGPPAILFFDRAGNELKDVRVVGELDAREFGERLDRAESSL
- the prmA gene encoding 50S ribosomal protein L11 methyltransferase, whose protein sequence is MSWLQIRLAITPDQAAALEDQLLALGAVSVTFMDGEDQPIFEPDLGTTPLWSHTHLLALFEADTDADAVLAHLRLLRGGELPEHHIERIEDQDWERSWMDNFQPMRFGRRLWIVPSWHTAPEPDAVNLLLDPGLAFGTGTHPTTALCLEWLDGQELAGCRVLDFGCGSGILGIAALLLGAESALGTDIDPQALEASRDNAGRNGLPAEAFPVYLPEHLPAQAVDVVVANILAGPLVQLATQITTLVKPGGRLALSGILAEQAEQVRRAYEGAFDLDPTADQDGWVRISGTRR
- the fis gene encoding DNA-binding transcriptional regulator Fis, translated to MTLLNETLLTGTASVSDNVNLKQHLNTPSEAGHTLRGSVEKALHNYFARLEGADVTDVYNLVLSEVEAPLLETVMNYVKGNQTKASELLGLNRGTLRKKLKQYDLL
- the accB gene encoding acetyl-CoA carboxylase biotin carboxyl carrier protein; protein product: MDIRKVKKLIELLEESGIDELEIHEGEESVRISRHSKQVAMQQPVYAHAPAAPAPAPVAAAPAADAAPAAPKLNGNVVRSPMVGTFYRASSPEAKAFVEVGQTVKKGDILCIVEAMKMMNHIEAEIGGTIESILVENGQPVEYDQPLFTIV
- the dusB gene encoding tRNA dihydrouridine synthase DusB: MSAVRIGPYTLSNRLILAPMAGVTDQPFRQLCRRFGAGMVVSEMLTSDVRLWNSRKSRLRMPHADEPEPRSVQIAGGDPQMLAEAARRNVELGAQIIDINMGCPAKKVCNKAAGSALMRDERLVGQILDAVVAAVDVPVTLKIRTGWDRQNRNGSTIARIAEQSGIAALAVHGRTRADLYTGEAEYDTIATIKQQVTIPVFANGDIDSPHKARQVLQATGADALLIGRAAQGRPWIFREIEHFLDTGELLAQPSSDAIEATVLQHLDALHAFYGDVMGARIARKHVGWYLQTLPGAREFRARFNHLEDRAAQAASVRAFFAEQRSRPDSGDGQGVAA
- a CDS encoding DUF3426 domain-containing protein; translated protein: MSSFITQCPHCRTSFRVSHSQLGAARGAVRCGACLEVFNAARQLLADEHPTPPLVVAGPAAQPPAPSTAQSADESRWIHDDLDLDSLNLDEELAKLEAQERELAQRFSEPAGTPPAVVAPPRAEPDEPAVADTPRATPESDSPAPIEAPESIAPTETTPSFPPSPASAAPLPPSQTATASERITAIHADETPARVEPDIGGADEAPAAPAPEVSSANHTANQRHEPELANTPLFELDDEPLQLAWQPPRKRWGRGLAWGTLNLLALLGLAGQYVAYNFDELARQDRYRPWFERLCPTLGCTLPSKVDVSQIRSSNLVVRSHPDFRGALVVDAIIYNRAPFAQPFPLLEIRFADLTGKLIASRSFKPSEYLSGELAGQTEMPPQVPIHIALDILDPGSKAVNYSLNFRSPE
- the aroQ gene encoding type II 3-dehydroquinate dehydratase encodes the protein MATLLVLHGPNLNLLGTREPGVYGAVTLAQINQDLEQRARDGGHHLLHLQSNAEYELIERIHAARDEDVDFILINPAAFTHTSVALRDALLAVSIPFIEVHLSNVHKREPFRHHSYFSDVAVGVICGLGASGYRLALEAALEQLAAS
- the accC gene encoding acetyl-CoA carboxylase biotin carboxylase subunit; the protein is MLEKVLIANRGEIALRVLRACKELGIKTVAVHSTADRDLMHVSLADESVCIGPASSAQSYLSIPAIIAAAEVTGADGIHPGYGFLAENADFAEQVEKSGFTFIGPTADVIRLMGDKVSAKHAMKKAGVPTVPGSDGPLPEDEQLALKIAREVGYPVIIKAAGGGGGRGMRVVHKEEDLIASAKLTRNEAGAAFGNSMVYLEKFLTNPRHVEIQVLADGQGNAIHLGDRDCSLQRRHQKVIEEAPAPLIDEEARRKVQARCVQACIDIGYRGAGTFEFLYEDGNFYFIEMNTRVQVEHPVTEMVTGVDIVKEMLLIGGGQKLSIKQEDVVIRGHAVECRINAEDPRTFMPSPGKVKHFHAPGGNGVRVDSHLYDGYAVPPHYDSLIGKLITFGANRDEAMGRMRNALDELIVDGIKTNAPLHRDLVRDAGFCKGGVNIHYLEKKLGMDKH
- a CDS encoding Rieske (2Fe-2S) protein, with the protein product MIRLCASNELVEGQSRGFVLPQIRVLAVRRDGVPYLYENRCPHRGIALEWLPDQFLDSSGSLLQCATHGALFLIESGECVAGPCAGQGLRPLIGSEREGVIWLHDETIQRES